Proteins found in one Pontibacter sp. SGAir0037 genomic segment:
- the yajC gene encoding preprotein translocase subunit YajC, producing MQTILLQASGGPGIQNLILIGAIGIIFYFFMIRPQQKKVRDQKKFREELTKGMQVVTIGGLHGRLVAIEADTVVVEVDKGVRLTFDKSAISLEATSKVQPTNS from the coding sequence ATGCAAACCATACTCTTACAAGCATCAGGCGGTCCAGGTATTCAGAACCTGATTCTTATTGGTGCTATAGGCATTATTTTCTATTTCTTCATGATCAGGCCGCAGCAGAAAAAGGTGCGGGATCAGAAGAAGTTTCGTGAGGAACTTACTAAAGGCATGCAGGTAGTTACAATAGGCGGTTTGCATGGCAGGCTGGTAGCTATTGAGGCTGATACTGTAGTAGTGGAAGTAGACAAAGGAGTGCGCCTTACATTTGATAAATCTGCTATCTCTTTAGAGGCTACTTCTAAAGTGCAACCAACCAACAGCTGA
- a CDS encoding YtxH domain-containing protein has product MGKKTKTVLAFASGAAVGAAVGAAAGILFAPEKGRETRNWLSYRLEKYRDTISDLLEQLVEDRNLVPSTAKSEGQRVIQDAKDKAEKLLGDVDSLINEINSRKEI; this is encoded by the coding sequence ATGGGTAAGAAAACAAAAACAGTACTCGCTTTTGCATCCGGAGCCGCTGTTGGCGCTGCTGTTGGTGCCGCCGCTGGTATTCTGTTTGCTCCTGAAAAAGGCAGAGAAACGCGTAACTGGCTGAGCTATCGTTTAGAGAAATACCGTGATACTATTTCTGATCTACTGGAGCAACTGGTAGAAGACCGCAATCTGGTTCCTTCTACAGCTAAGTCAGAAGGGCAACGCGTTATTCAGGATGCTAAAGACAAAGCAGAAAAACTGCTGGGAGATGTAGATTCTCTTATAAACGAAATTAATAGCAGGAAAGAAATATAA
- a CDS encoding DUF1573 domain-containing protein yields MKKNLLFALALGAVFTVISCDQSNTASDTVETEETASTQSQPQQIENPNVVSASNAAPANAVASANAPVIEFKETEYDFGTIKQGEVVEHTFEFTNTGKSPLIIESTSAPCGCTVPEHTEEPIAPGQTGKVKVRFNSSGKMGQQSPIVTVRANTEPNITQVYMRGTVEANNIPTAGADGPVRRN; encoded by the coding sequence ATGAAAAAGAACCTGTTATTTGCATTAGCATTGGGTGCTGTGTTTACAGTAATCAGTTGCGACCAGTCTAATACGGCAAGCGACACAGTTGAAACAGAGGAAACTGCATCAACTCAGAGCCAGCCGCAGCAGATTGAAAACCCTAACGTAGTTTCTGCCTCTAACGCTGCCCCTGCTAACGCAGTAGCATCGGCTAACGCACCGGTAATCGAGTTTAAAGAGACCGAGTATGATTTTGGTACTATTAAACAAGGTGAAGTAGTAGAGCACACGTTTGAGTTTACAAACACTGGCAAGAGCCCTCTTATTATAGAGAGTACTTCTGCGCCATGTGGCTGTACTGTGCCAGAACATACCGAAGAGCCTATTGCGCCAGGTCAAACAGGCAAAGTAAAAGTTCGTTTCAACAGCTCAGGCAAAATGGGCCAGCAATCTCCTATTGTAACAGTGCGCGCTAATACAGAGCCAAACATTACACAGGTATACATGCGTGGTACTGTAGAAGCCAACAATATTCCAACTGCTGGTGCAGATGGTCCTGTTAGAAGAAACTAA
- a CDS encoding isocitrate/isopropylmalate dehydrogenase family protein, with the protein MRQITLIPGDGIGPEITEAVKAIFSAANVPVSWEEENAGQTTFDAIGELIPATLIESLKKNKVALKGPITTPVGKGFKSINVQLRQMFDLYSNVRPAKTTPGVNTRFENVNMVLFRENTEGLYSGLEIYDERLQIVDSISRVTRVGCEKIVRAAFEYAAKHGCKKVTAVHKANILKNAGALFLEVANQIAKEYPQVQLDDKIIDNMCMQLVAKPEQFDVVVTTNLFGDILSDLCAGLVGGLGVVAGANIGDDMAIFEAVHGTAPDIAGKGLANPTALLRSAIMMLHHVDLKEDANRIEAALEATLLNKEECTGDLGGRASTMEFAQNIIAKL; encoded by the coding sequence ATGAGACAAATCACACTTATACCTGGCGACGGGATAGGTCCTGAAATTACGGAAGCTGTTAAAGCTATTTTCAGTGCAGCAAATGTACCTGTAAGCTGGGAAGAAGAAAATGCCGGACAAACAACATTTGATGCCATTGGTGAGCTGATTCCGGCAACGCTGATAGAATCTCTTAAGAAAAATAAAGTAGCCCTTAAAGGGCCTATTACCACACCGGTAGGCAAAGGCTTTAAAAGCATAAATGTGCAGCTCAGACAAATGTTTGACCTGTACTCAAATGTTAGACCGGCTAAAACTACTCCGGGCGTAAACACCAGGTTTGAAAATGTAAACATGGTGTTGTTCCGAGAGAACACTGAAGGCTTATACTCCGGGCTGGAAATTTATGATGAGCGTCTGCAAATAGTTGACTCGATCAGCCGTGTAACGCGTGTGGGTTGCGAGAAAATTGTACGTGCTGCCTTTGAATATGCTGCCAAGCATGGCTGCAAAAAAGTAACGGCGGTACATAAAGCCAATATCCTTAAAAACGCTGGTGCGCTATTCCTGGAAGTAGCCAATCAGATTGCCAAGGAATATCCGCAGGTGCAGCTGGACGATAAAATTATCGACAACATGTGTATGCAGCTGGTGGCTAAGCCGGAGCAGTTTGATGTAGTAGTGACGACCAACCTGTTTGGCGATATTCTCTCAGATTTATGTGCAGGGTTAGTTGGCGGCCTGGGAGTGGTAGCAGGTGCTAATATAGGCGACGATATGGCAATATTTGAAGCCGTGCATGGCACAGCTCCGGATATTGCCGGAAAAGGTCTGGCAAACCCAACTGCTTTACTGCGCTCTGCCATCATGATGCTGCACCATGTAGATTTGAAAGAAGATGCTAACCGTATAGAGGCAGCTCTGGAAGCAACTTTATTAAATAAAGAAGAATGTACAGGCGACCTGGGAGGTCGTGCCAGCACAATGGAGTTCGCACAAAACATTATTGCGAAACTTTAA
- the nusB gene encoding transcription antitermination factor NusB — protein sequence MLNRRTLRIKAMQAIYAYKQAEGSDYLLALDQIGEDFAPDLMSMEVQDRKLLEGKKQISQLLFKEWYETKQFETEEADKEILNAVNRAIVTYQNQVKKDYKYYGNQMLGAVDRIYDHYLASLQILEVLVSLIEDEEVKKEKRFTAASGPDVKQFLNNRVVQKLLGNKSYQENIIRRNISWGSDISAIRQAYKNILKQDPEFLSYLSIPVPTLEQDFEVVKHIFKNIIFKEKNLQSLFEEQDLNWVENKAIVKSLVNKTIKMFGEEPQDSEAGSNDIALLDLSANWEDDRAFFEELYYQTLQDDEKYETMVATSVKNWDVERVALLDKIILKMALCEMHIFRSIPVKVTINEYIEISKLYSTPKSKQFINGVLDKMAQDLTNKGEIRKSGRGLIDNK from the coding sequence ATGCTCAACCGCAGAACACTACGAATCAAGGCAATGCAAGCTATTTATGCCTATAAGCAGGCCGAAGGTTCAGATTATCTGCTGGCACTAGACCAGATCGGGGAAGATTTTGCACCAGACTTAATGTCGATGGAGGTGCAGGACAGAAAATTGCTTGAAGGGAAAAAACAAATTTCTCAGTTACTCTTTAAAGAGTGGTATGAGACAAAGCAATTTGAAACAGAAGAAGCAGATAAAGAGATTCTGAATGCTGTAAACAGAGCCATTGTTACTTACCAGAACCAGGTTAAAAAAGATTACAAATACTATGGTAACCAGATGCTGGGGGCTGTAGACCGTATCTACGATCATTACCTGGCTTCACTGCAGATTCTGGAAGTATTGGTAAGCCTGATAGAAGACGAGGAGGTAAAAAAAGAGAAGCGTTTTACAGCTGCTTCAGGACCGGATGTGAAGCAGTTCCTGAATAACAGAGTTGTTCAAAAGCTGTTGGGTAACAAATCGTACCAGGAAAACATTATCCGCAGGAATATAAGCTGGGGTTCCGATATCAGCGCTATCAGGCAGGCGTATAAAAACATTCTGAAGCAGGACCCGGAGTTTTTAAGTTACCTGTCCATACCTGTTCCTACCCTGGAACAGGACTTTGAAGTAGTGAAACATATTTTCAAAAACATTATCTTTAAAGAAAAAAACTTACAATCTTTGTTTGAAGAGCAAGACCTGAATTGGGTAGAAAACAAAGCCATTGTAAAAAGCCTTGTAAACAAAACGATCAAGATGTTTGGAGAGGAACCACAGGATTCCGAAGCAGGCAGCAACGACATAGCTTTACTTGATCTTTCGGCTAACTGGGAAGATGACAGAGCATTCTTTGAAGAGCTTTATTACCAGACCTTGCAGGATGACGAGAAGTATGAAACTATGGTGGCTACAAGTGTAAAAAACTGGGATGTAGAGCGTGTAGCCTTGCTGGATAAGATCATACTCAAAATGGCGCTTTGCGAAATGCATATCTTCCGCAGCATACCTGTTAAGGTAACCATTAACGAATACATCGAGATATCAAAGCTATACAGCACCCCAAAAAGCAAGCAGTTTATAAACGGTGTGCTGGATAAAATGGCACAGGATCTGACCAACAAAGGTGAAATCCGTAAATCCGGCCGAGGCTTGATCGACAACAAATAG